One window of the Runella slithyformis DSM 19594 genome contains the following:
- a CDS encoding PfkB family carbohydrate kinase — protein sequence MKNTDTNYDKSMYDICTIGHITLDKVVTPQSVKYMPGGTSFYFSKALQKEKIRYALVTALAPSELGVVTELRNSGVTVYALPSEHSVYFENIYPQNQNHREQNVLQKASPFDVPVLPDIEAKIYHLGPLLSDDISLELLKLLASKGIVSLDIQGYLRYVKDKKVLYKDWVDKKEALPHVSILKANEFEMEVLTGRSKVQEGAKYLADMGVKEVIITLGSHGSVIYTDGHFHKIPAFTPTNVVDATGCGDTYMAGYLSKKIAGADIVEAGEFGAAMATINIEASGPFSGDFAKVEKVLKNGTQEGYEKVFSWAEAWSSVV from the coding sequence ATGAAAAATACTGACACTAATTACGATAAAAGTATGTACGATATATGCACCATCGGCCATATCACACTTGATAAAGTGGTGACGCCTCAATCGGTTAAATACATGCCGGGAGGCACTTCCTTTTATTTTTCCAAAGCCCTGCAAAAGGAAAAGATCCGCTATGCCCTGGTCACGGCACTGGCACCGAGCGAACTGGGGGTGGTGACAGAACTGCGAAACTCGGGCGTTACGGTATATGCCTTGCCCAGTGAGCATTCGGTGTATTTTGAGAATATTTACCCTCAGAATCAGAACCACCGTGAGCAGAATGTATTGCAGAAAGCCTCGCCGTTTGATGTACCTGTTCTACCCGATATTGAGGCTAAAATCTATCATTTAGGACCTTTACTTTCCGACGACATTTCGTTGGAACTCCTGAAATTGCTGGCCTCCAAAGGCATTGTTTCGCTGGATATCCAGGGGTATTTACGGTACGTGAAAGACAAAAAGGTGCTGTACAAAGACTGGGTCGATAAAAAAGAAGCCTTGCCGCACGTGAGTATCCTGAAAGCCAATGAGTTTGAAATGGAAGTGCTGACCGGAAGGAGTAAAGTACAGGAAGGTGCAAAATACCTGGCCGATATGGGCGTCAAAGAAGTGATCATTACCTTGGGCAGCCACGGCTCGGTCATCTATACCGACGGTCATTTCCACAAGATTCCCGCATTTACGCCCACCAATGTAGTGGATGCCACCGGCTGCGGCGATACGTACATGGCCGGCTACCTATCCAAAAAAATAGCCGGTGCCGACATAGTGGAAGCGGGGGAATTCGGCGCGGCGATGGCCACCATCAATATCGAAGCTTCGGGTCCTTTTTCGGGCGATTTTGCCAAAGTGGAAAAAGTATTGAAAAATGGAACCCAGGAAGGGTATGAAAAGGTTTTCTCCTGGGCAGAGGCTTGGTCTTCGGTCGTATAA
- a CDS encoding CDP-alcohol phosphatidyltransferase family protein — translation MENLTKTPPIDPKEAPQNSAFQNSLKSSDTEEQIDIWFYRPIGYRIALFCAKVGITPNPVTIVSIFFGVAAGILFYYQELWINVIGMLLLVFANSLDSADGQLARMTNNKSRLGRILDGAAGDFWFISIHIALCLRSQNEGWSAFIWVPGVVAGASHVVQSAMADYYRNVHLFFIKGTSGSELDNSRELQKEYDTLSWSKNFGMKLVARFYLNYTKMQESFSPNLQKLLGVVRQKYPSGLPQWLVTEFRAQNKPLMKYTNIIQFNTRVLFLFLWLFIDQAWIYFLFDIFILNPILIYMCVSQEKVSRHFYQKIIS, via the coding sequence ATGGAAAATTTGACCAAAACACCACCCATTGACCCAAAGGAGGCACCCCAAAACAGCGCTTTTCAAAACTCACTGAAATCAAGTGATACCGAAGAGCAGATCGACATCTGGTTTTATCGCCCGATAGGCTATCGAATCGCGCTTTTCTGTGCAAAGGTCGGCATCACGCCCAATCCCGTGACCATCGTCAGCATCTTTTTCGGCGTGGCGGCGGGGATCCTGTTTTATTATCAGGAATTGTGGATAAACGTGATCGGAATGTTGCTGCTGGTGTTTGCCAACTCCCTCGACAGTGCCGACGGGCAACTCGCCCGCATGACCAACAATAAAAGTCGTTTGGGAAGGATCTTAGACGGCGCAGCGGGAGATTTTTGGTTTATTTCCATTCACATAGCTCTGTGTCTGCGCAGCCAAAATGAAGGCTGGAGCGCGTTTATCTGGGTGCCCGGCGTGGTAGCGGGGGCATCGCACGTGGTGCAGTCGGCCATGGCTGATTACTACCGCAACGTGCATTTGTTCTTCATCAAAGGCACCTCGGGCAGTGAATTGGACAACAGCCGTGAATTGCAAAAAGAATACGATACGCTTTCCTGGTCAAAAAACTTTGGCATGAAGCTGGTGGCGCGGTTTTACTTAAACTATACCAAAATGCAGGAAAGCTTCTCGCCAAACCTGCAAAAGCTGCTGGGGGTTGTTCGTCAAAAATACCCCTCAGGATTGCCCCAATGGCTGGTGACTGAGTTTAGAGCGCAAAATAAGCCCCTGATGAAATATACCAATATCATTCAGTTCAATACGCGGGTTCTGTTTTTGTTTTTGTGGTTGTTTATCGACCAAGCCTGGATCTATTTTCTGTTTGATATCTTTATCCTGAACCCCATTCTCATCTACATGTGCGTGAGTCAGGAAAAAGTAAGTCGTCATTTTTACCAAAAAATTATTTCTTAA
- a CDS encoding HAD family hydrolase → MIKGVLLDYGGTIDTNGLHWGGVLWESYRKYKVPIDRETFSKAYSFGERALAIHPIVKPAHTFLDTLRLKIEQQFLFLRDNGWKGEADLMEAIAADCHLFAKTTVAQAAPVLEQLAKRGPLVMVSNFYGNIHSVLRDFGIDAYFSTVVESAVVGVRKPDPAIYQLGVDALQLPAQECVVIGDSYSKDIVPGHETGCKTIWLNVQGWEDTDRKAASVADLEINNFASVIEAIEALSR, encoded by the coding sequence ATGATAAAAGGAGTTTTACTGGATTACGGCGGCACGATCGACACCAATGGATTGCACTGGGGGGGAGTCTTGTGGGAAAGTTACCGGAAATACAAAGTCCCGATTGATCGCGAGACCTTCTCAAAAGCTTATTCGTTTGGAGAGCGTGCTTTGGCCATTCACCCGATCGTGAAGCCCGCACATACGTTTTTAGACACGCTGCGCTTGAAAATTGAACAACAGTTTCTATTTTTAAGAGATAATGGGTGGAAGGGAGAAGCTGACTTGATGGAAGCCATTGCAGCAGACTGTCACCTTTTTGCCAAAACTACTGTGGCGCAGGCCGCTCCCGTATTGGAGCAACTTGCCAAACGCGGTCCGCTGGTGATGGTTTCTAATTTTTACGGAAACATCCACAGTGTTTTGCGGGATTTTGGCATTGATGCTTATTTCAGTACGGTGGTAGAATCGGCCGTAGTGGGCGTCCGAAAGCCCGATCCGGCCATCTATCAACTCGGAGTAGACGCGTTGCAATTGCCCGCCCAAGAATGCGTGGTCATAGGCGACTCGTACAGCAAGGACATTGTTCCGGGCCACGAGACCGGCTGTAAAACCATCTGGCTGAATGTGCAGGGCTGGGAAGATACCGACCGAAAAGCAGCTTCGGTCGCCGACCTTGAAATCAACAATTTTGCCTCGGTTATTGAGGCAATTGAGGCGTTGAGCCGTTAG
- a CDS encoding nucleotidyltransferase family protein, translating to MNYAIIAAGEGSRLAKEGFTLPKPMVRLHGEMLIDRLIAVFSKNRAESILIIINEASEALEKHLTENTYDVPVRIIKKSTPSSLHSFYELLQADKNIPELCLTTTDTVFTEEEFQSYIHAFEQQSELDGLMAVTTFVDDESPLFVTTDEQLLITAFTDTNSTDTPFVSGGIYCLRRKALEVVSQAVENGTNRMRNFQRRLIDNQLTIKAFPFSKIVDIDHVRDIATAELFLSTAQSTPNHEVVV from the coding sequence ATGAATTACGCGATCATTGCAGCAGGAGAGGGTTCACGGTTGGCAAAGGAAGGATTCACACTTCCCAAGCCAATGGTCCGGCTGCATGGCGAGATGCTGATCGACCGTCTGATTGCCGTTTTCAGTAAAAATCGGGCCGAAAGCATTCTGATCATCATCAATGAGGCTTCGGAAGCGCTGGAAAAACACCTGACCGAAAACACCTATGATGTGCCGGTTCGTATCATCAAAAAGTCTACGCCAAGTTCATTGCACAGTTTTTATGAGTTGTTGCAGGCGGACAAAAACATCCCCGAACTGTGCCTGACCACCACCGATACGGTGTTTACGGAAGAAGAGTTCCAATCCTATATTCACGCATTTGAACAGCAAAGTGAACTGGACGGTCTGATGGCAGTGACCACCTTTGTAGATGACGAAAGCCCTTTGTTTGTGACCACCGATGAGCAATTATTGATTACGGCATTTACCGATACCAACAGCACTGATACGCCCTTCGTCTCGGGCGGCATTTATTGTTTGCGCCGCAAAGCCCTTGAGGTAGTGAGTCAGGCCGTAGAAAACGGCACCAACCGGATGCGAAACTTTCAGCGCCGATTGATCGATAACCAATTAACTATAAAAGCATTTCCCTTCTCAAAAATCGTAGATATAGATCACGTAAGGGATATTGCCACTGCCGAGCTTTTTCTGAGCACTGCGCAGTCTACACCAAACCATGAAGTTGTTGTATAA
- a CDS encoding DUF5686 and carboxypeptidase-like regulatory domain-containing protein — protein MKKLSAHIASLLSIVWLTVGITFAQTTTVKGIISDAKTGETLPYVNVQVVGTTIGSTSDAEGRYSLSIPANKSVLKFTYIGYVSIEKNITQGIEQSINVKMTVDALLLKEVTVRGKTSRYRNKDNPAVQLIREVIAHKEQNQMAAYDFVEYEQYEKIALSLSNLSESFKERRIFRNYQFLFVNQDSTEIGGKNLLPAYMQEKLSKVYFRKNPYTKKQWVEADRKAEFDSKFIDNDGLNAYFRRLYEDIDIYKNDISIATNLLLSPIANTAPTYYKFFIRDTVKTQTPWLVELGFVPRNKTDMLFEGKLFVTLDSNYSVQNAYLTVNKDINLNFMRDLEAKLEFEKGTDGRYHPTKTTLGMEFALGEKAAGLYGQRVMNFKSFTVNQARPDSIYKGPAQENVTALLAVNKGDAYWNNVRHIPLERLERNIYRNVDTLQTIPSFRRTMDIATLFLAGYKSFGIVEVGPVNTFYSFNPVEGFRLRFGGRTTTELSNRLFFESYAAYGFKDEKWKYFFSGTYSLNNKSVYQFPFHYVRASFQRDTKIPGQDLQFVQEDNFLLSFKRGDNNRWLYNDIFKVEYIRELANHFSYRVGFTQWNQSPAGILRYQKIDNEGNVQEVPRLKNTELSLELRYAPNEQFYQGKLYRTPLINRSPIFTLRYNVGVKGFLSGENNYHNITANIAKRFYLSQYGYADVTTEGGYIIGKNIPFPLLMIHRANQTYAYQLNSYNLMNFLEFVSDHYASVDVQYYFNGFIFNKIPLLKKLKLREVVSLKALVGGLRDENNPDKQSSVFRFPVDGQDKSISYSLGRTPYVEGSVGIANIFKLLRLDLVKRFNYLDHPGVSEWGIRARFRVDF, from the coding sequence ATGAAAAAATTATCCGCACATATAGCCTCCCTGCTTTCCATTGTATGGCTTACGGTGGGAATCACGTTTGCTCAGACGACCACCGTAAAAGGAATCATTTCCGATGCTAAAACGGGCGAAACCCTCCCGTATGTGAATGTACAGGTAGTAGGCACCACTATAGGCAGCACGTCGGATGCCGAGGGGCGCTATAGTCTCAGTATACCCGCCAACAAATCCGTTTTGAAATTTACTTACATTGGGTATGTATCCATTGAAAAGAACATTACACAGGGTATTGAGCAAAGTATCAATGTCAAGATGACTGTCGATGCGCTGTTGCTGAAAGAAGTGACCGTCAGAGGAAAAACAAGCCGTTATCGCAACAAAGACAATCCTGCCGTACAGCTCATCCGGGAAGTGATTGCGCACAAAGAACAAAATCAGATGGCCGCCTATGATTTTGTGGAATACGAACAATACGAAAAAATAGCCCTTTCACTGAGCAACCTCTCCGAAAGTTTTAAGGAGCGCAGAATCTTCCGAAATTATCAATTTTTGTTTGTCAATCAGGACTCTACCGAAATAGGCGGCAAAAACCTGCTGCCGGCGTATATGCAGGAAAAACTCTCCAAAGTGTATTTCCGCAAAAATCCCTATACCAAAAAACAATGGGTAGAAGCCGACCGAAAGGCCGAATTTGACTCAAAATTTATTGATAACGACGGCCTTAACGCTTACTTCAGACGGTTGTACGAAGATATTGACATTTACAAAAACGACATTTCTATCGCCACCAACCTGCTCCTCAGCCCCATTGCCAATACTGCTCCTACGTACTATAAATTTTTTATCCGCGATACCGTCAAGACCCAAACCCCGTGGCTGGTCGAGCTTGGGTTTGTACCCCGCAATAAAACCGATATGCTGTTTGAAGGGAAACTTTTTGTTACCCTCGACAGCAACTACAGCGTTCAGAATGCTTATCTGACCGTCAACAAAGACATCAACCTCAACTTCATGCGCGACCTGGAAGCAAAGCTGGAGTTTGAAAAAGGAACGGACGGGCGCTATCATCCTACCAAAACCACTCTGGGAATGGAGTTTGCGCTGGGCGAAAAAGCCGCCGGGCTGTACGGACAGCGTGTCATGAATTTCAAGAGTTTTACCGTGAATCAGGCCCGGCCCGACAGCATTTATAAAGGGCCCGCACAGGAAAACGTGACCGCTCTGCTGGCGGTCAACAAAGGCGATGCCTATTGGAACAATGTTCGGCATATTCCGTTGGAACGGCTGGAACGCAATATCTACCGAAATGTAGACACCCTGCAAACCATTCCTTCCTTCCGAAGAACCATGGACATTGCCACGCTTTTTCTGGCAGGGTACAAATCATTCGGCATCGTAGAGGTAGGACCGGTCAATACTTTTTACAGCTTTAATCCCGTGGAAGGTTTCCGCCTGCGTTTTGGCGGCCGCACCACTACCGAACTAAGCAATCGGCTGTTTTTTGAATCCTATGCCGCGTATGGCTTTAAAGATGAAAAATGGAAATACTTTTTCAGCGGTACGTATTCACTCAATAATAAATCGGTCTATCAATTTCCCTTTCATTACGTACGGGCCAGTTTTCAGCGCGACACCAAGATTCCGGGACAGGATCTGCAGTTTGTACAGGAAGATAACTTTTTGCTTTCGTTTAAGCGTGGTGATAATAATCGCTGGCTGTACAATGATATTTTCAAGGTGGAATACATTCGGGAGTTAGCCAATCACTTTTCATACAGAGTCGGTTTTACCCAATGGAATCAAAGCCCCGCGGGAATTCTCCGGTACCAAAAGATTGATAATGAAGGCAATGTGCAGGAGGTACCACGGTTGAAAAATACCGAACTGAGCCTTGAACTTCGCTATGCACCCAATGAGCAGTTTTACCAAGGCAAGCTGTACCGTACGCCGCTCATCAACCGCTCTCCGATCTTTACCCTGCGCTACAATGTGGGCGTAAAAGGATTTTTGTCGGGAGAGAACAATTACCATAACATCACCGCCAATATTGCCAAGCGCTTTTACCTCTCACAATACGGCTACGCCGATGTGACGACCGAAGGCGGTTACATTATCGGAAAGAACATTCCGTTTCCGTTGTTAATGATTCATCGTGCCAACCAGACCTACGCCTATCAGTTGAATTCGTATAACCTGATGAATTTTCTGGAATTCGTAAGCGACCACTACGCCAGTGTAGACGTCCAATATTATTTCAATGGATTTATATTCAACAAAATACCGTTGCTCAAAAAACTGAAACTGCGCGAAGTGGTCAGTCTGAAGGCACTGGTGGGCGGCCTGCGTGACGAAAACAACCCCGACAAACAATCATCGGTTTTTCGTTTTCCCGTAGATGGGCAGGACAAATCCATCAGCTACTCATTAGGGCGCACGCCATACGTGGAGGGAAGTGTCGGAATTGCCAACATTTTCAAGTTATTGCGCTTAGATCTGGTCAAACGTTTCAACTATCTTGATCACCCGGGCGTATCAGAATGGGGCATCCGAGCACGTTTTAGAGTTGATTTTTAA
- a CDS encoding NAD-dependent epimerase/dehydratase family protein, protein MSNRVLITGASGFIGYHLIEAAQKEGLEVHAAVRRSSNVSHLRTLNPVFVYPELSEKNALKKLLEEGEYTYILHAAGATRAKNSQAYNAVNADCTRLLAEAALEANIPLKRFLFMSSLAALGPVPYSDEQPITESTPPMPITSYGKSKLLAEKYLEELKELPLTTIRPTAVYGPREKDLFILFKTLNKGLDAYIGTDPQRLSFVYVKDLAEVTISALLKGQNKRNVYNISDGFAYDRYALADSFKTVTGKHPRRVHLPVGVLKLAANIMELGAAFSPVAPVVNREKVNELTAPNWYCSIEAAQRELDYRPKYSLTAGIAETWQWYISNRWL, encoded by the coding sequence ATGAGCAACAGGGTACTCATTACGGGAGCAAGCGGCTTTATCGGTTATCACCTGATCGAAGCCGCTCAAAAAGAAGGGTTGGAAGTGCACGCAGCCGTCAGACGTTCCAGTAATGTAAGCCACCTCAGAACGCTTAATCCCGTATTTGTCTATCCCGAATTGAGTGAGAAAAATGCGTTAAAGAAACTATTGGAGGAAGGCGAGTACACGTATATCCTTCATGCGGCGGGAGCCACACGGGCCAAAAACAGTCAAGCCTATAATGCCGTCAATGCCGATTGTACCCGGTTGTTGGCCGAAGCTGCGCTGGAGGCCAACATTCCGCTGAAACGGTTTCTTTTTATGAGCAGTTTGGCAGCGTTGGGCCCTGTACCGTATTCGGATGAACAACCCATTACGGAATCTACGCCGCCGATGCCCATTACGAGTTATGGAAAAAGTAAACTGTTGGCAGAGAAGTACTTAGAAGAACTGAAAGAATTGCCCCTGACCACCATACGGCCTACAGCTGTGTACGGACCAAGGGAAAAAGATCTGTTCATTCTTTTCAAAACGCTCAACAAGGGCCTTGACGCTTACATCGGGACTGATCCTCAGCGGCTGAGTTTTGTGTACGTTAAAGATTTGGCAGAAGTCACGATTTCTGCCTTACTCAAAGGTCAAAACAAACGTAACGTATATAATATCTCTGATGGATTTGCCTATGACCGATACGCTCTGGCGGATTCGTTCAAAACAGTGACCGGCAAACACCCACGTCGGGTGCATTTGCCGGTAGGAGTGCTGAAATTGGCCGCCAATATTATGGAGCTTGGAGCCGCTTTTTCGCCGGTTGCCCCCGTGGTGAACCGTGAAAAAGTAAACGAATTGACCGCTCCCAACTGGTATTGCAGCATTGAGGCCGCCCAAAGGGAGTTGGATTATCGCCCTAAGTATTCGTTAACAGCAGGAATCGCGGAAACATGGCAATGGTATATATCTAACCGTTGGCTTTAA
- a CDS encoding lysylphosphatidylglycerol synthase transmembrane domain-containing protein — MKRTTLYKALFLVLGIFFLGYMVHGMGLDVIGANIQKMGFWFIPVIGSWLVIYILNAFAFKAIIEEPQLPASDLPFGSVLRLTITGYVINYITPFVALGGEPYRILLLKPALGIRKASSSVLLYSLMHMFSHVLFWLASIVLIVAVVPLTPLMLMGCGIMLVVGVLLGLWFIRVYKRGLTVSTFRLLEKIPFVKKKAAAFFQEKREALYEIDEQIRILYAERKPRFYTSLALEFVARVVGCAEIYFTAQAIGLDMSITESLIVSSGSSLFANLIFFFPMQLGTREGGLALALQSIGMPAAAGLFIGIVVRIRELVWIFIGLLLLRKTKVTPPAVVVNQPMMNE; from the coding sequence TTGAAAAGAACCACCCTCTATAAGGCCCTGTTTTTGGTCCTCGGTATTTTCTTCCTGGGCTATATGGTGCATGGCATGGGGCTTGACGTGATTGGAGCCAATATCCAAAAAATGGGTTTTTGGTTTATTCCCGTTATTGGCAGTTGGCTGGTGATTTACATTCTGAATGCGTTTGCCTTTAAAGCCATCATCGAAGAGCCGCAACTGCCCGCAAGCGACCTGCCTTTTGGGTCGGTACTTCGGCTGACCATCACGGGCTACGTCATCAATTATATCACTCCTTTTGTGGCATTGGGCGGTGAGCCGTACCGAATCCTATTGCTCAAGCCCGCTTTGGGGATTCGTAAAGCCAGCTCATCCGTATTGCTGTACAGCCTGATGCACATGTTTTCGCACGTGTTATTTTGGCTGGCCTCCATTGTACTCATTGTGGCGGTGGTCCCTCTCACCCCACTTATGCTCATGGGATGCGGAATTATGCTGGTGGTAGGCGTGCTGCTGGGGCTTTGGTTCATTCGCGTCTATAAACGCGGCCTGACGGTCAGTACGTTTCGGTTGTTAGAGAAAATCCCGTTTGTCAAAAAGAAAGCAGCCGCTTTTTTTCAGGAAAAAAGAGAAGCCTTGTACGAAATTGACGAGCAAATCAGAATTTTATACGCTGAGCGAAAACCCCGCTTTTACACTTCCCTGGCGCTTGAATTTGTGGCGCGCGTGGTGGGTTGCGCCGAAATTTATTTTACGGCACAGGCTATCGGGCTTGATATGTCAATCACAGAATCATTGATCGTCAGTTCGGGTTCTTCGCTATTTGCCAACCTGATCTTTTTCTTTCCCATGCAACTCGGCACCCGCGAAGGAGGCTTGGCGCTGGCTTTGCAGAGCATCGGAATGCCCGCCGCTGCAGGGCTTTTTATCGGTATTGTGGTACGTATCCGAGAGTTGGTTTGGATTTTCATTGGACTCCTGCTGCTCCGCAAAACTAAGGTGACCCCCCCGGCTGTAGTGGTGAATCAGCCCATGATGAATGAGTAA
- a CDS encoding DUF4833 domain-containing protein: MKFPIVLWLLIAPLLFSFSTLTGKADKTPLPDPETFPVPNGIPGLLFYIQRDPNTNTICYEININKYGQLENDDPVHAFWIRYPEGGTRKDLNYIQRKFAYGINVKATGNERYELRSVAYSKLPLLLKKDIKNNFRVYTDINKKECVLNRVFIRIDGGTFWSPNVLYIELKGTETATGKTVTQRIKPS; the protein is encoded by the coding sequence ATGAAATTTCCGATTGTCCTATGGCTGTTGATTGCCCCTTTGCTTTTTTCGTTTTCAACGCTGACCGGCAAAGCAGACAAAACACCACTCCCCGACCCCGAAACCTTTCCCGTTCCCAACGGAATTCCGGGACTGCTGTTTTACATACAACGCGACCCCAATACCAATACGATCTGCTATGAGATCAATATCAATAAATACGGTCAATTGGAAAACGATGACCCCGTTCATGCTTTCTGGATACGGTATCCGGAAGGAGGAACGCGCAAAGACCTGAACTATATCCAACGGAAGTTTGCCTACGGCATCAACGTAAAAGCCACGGGCAACGAACGCTATGAATTGAGGTCAGTAGCGTATTCGAAGCTTCCTTTGCTGCTGAAAAAAGATATCAAAAACAATTTTCGAGTCTATACCGATATTAATAAAAAAGAATGCGTGCTGAACCGGGTGTTCATTCGCATTGACGGCGGGACGTTCTGGTCGCCCAATGTGTTGTATATTGAACTGAAAGGAACGGAAACCGCAACGGGAAAAACGGTAACTCAACGCATCAAGCCGTCTTAA